The following are encoded together in the Equus quagga isolate Etosha38 chromosome 1, UCLA_HA_Equagga_1.0, whole genome shotgun sequence genome:
- the INHBC gene encoding inhibin beta C chain, translating into MISSMLLAFLFLAPATVATSRADGQCLACAGPTLDLESQRELLLDLAKRNILDKLHLSQRPTLSRPVSRAALRTVLQRLHGPPQGVLPEADRGQEYEIISFAQTGLSNVNQTRLDFYFSDRTAGGMEIQQASLMFFVQLPPNTTQTMKVRILVPGPHDTNLTLATQHLLEVDASGWHQLLLGPEAQAACSQRHLTLELVPEGQVAQSSVILGGAAHRPFVAARVRVGGKHRVRRRGINCQGGSRMCCRQEFFVDFREIGWHDWIIQPEGYAMNFCTGQCPLHVAGMPGIAASFHTTVFNLLKANTAAGATGGGSCCVPTTRRPLSLLYYDRDSNIVKTDIPDMVVETCGCS; encoded by the exons ATGATCTCCTCAATGCTCCTGGCTTTCCTTTTCCTGGCTCCGGCCACAGTGGCCACTTCCAGAGCTGACGGTCAGTGTCTGGCATGTGCGGGGCCCACTTTGGACCTGGAGAGCCAGCGGGAACTGCTTCTGGACCTGGCCAAGAGAAATATCTTGGACAAGCTGCACCTCAGCCAGCGCCCAACACTGAGCCGGCCTGTGTCCAGGGCTGCTCTGAGGACCGTGCTGCAGCGCCTCCACGGGCCCCCACAGGGGGTGCTTCCCGAGGCTGACAGGGGGCAGGAATATGAGATCATCAGCTTTGCTCAGACAG GCCTCTCCAACGTCAACCAGACTCGTCTTGATTTCTACTTCTCTGATAGAACTGCTGGTGGCATGGAGATTCAGCAGGCCAGCCTCATGTTCTTTGTGCAGCTCCCTCCCAATACCACCCAGACTATGAAGGTGAGGATCCTTGTGCCAGGGCCACATGACACCAACCTCACCTTGGCCACTCAGCACCTGCTGGAGGTGGATGCCAGTGGCTGGCACCAGCTCCTCCTGGGGCCTGAAGCTCAAGCTGCATGCAGCCAGAGGCACCTGACCCTAGAGCTGGTACCTGAAGGCCAGGTAGCCCAGAGCTCAGTCATCCTGGGTGGGGCTGCCCATAGGCCTTTTGTGGCAGCCCGGGTGAGAGTTGGCGGCAAGCACCGGGTTCGCCGGCGAGGCATCAACTGCCAGGGTGGGTCCAGGATGTGCTGTCGACAAGAGTTCTTTGTGGACTTCCGTGAGATTGGCTGGCACGACTGGATCATCCAGCCTGAGGGCTACGCAATGAACTTCTGCACAGGGCAGTGTCCACTGCATGTGGCAGGCATGCCTGGCATTGCTGCCTCCTTTCACACTACAGTGTTCAATCTTCTCAAGGCCAACACAGCTGCAGGTGCCACTGGAGGGGGCTCATGCTGTGTGCCCACAACTCGGCGCCCCCTGTCTCTGCTCTACTATGACAGGGACAGCAACATTGTCAAGACTGACATACCTGATATGGTGGTAGAGACCTGTGGGTGCAGTTAG